The genomic segment ATGAGGTGTGTTCACATGCACCCCAAAATACTTCAATACATACTGAATGGGATACCCCCTCTGAAAATCCAAACTGACTGCCAAGATAAGTCACAGGATTTACACTTTGTAAAATCAGATCACTAAAAGTCAATGTACACAAAAAGACAATGTAGATTCACCCTagaagctcaaaaaaaaaataaagtgatctttcacttttcccctccttttttcctcttcttctaaATGGACAGAAAATGTAATGTTTCTGTGCAAATCCCTTGACAGGTGGGTATAGCTCAGCCACCCCTACAACAGGCAcagggagaaatgaaaaaaagaaaaaaaaggaaaaattaacaTAACAATTTGAACATGGTATTTGCAACAAGGCAGAAatcagagtggtttgggttggaagggaccctaaagatcatgTGGAGAAGTACATTAAGCCACATTCATAATAATAAGCAGCTTTCAACACTAGATTTGTTCTATTTGCAACACAAAACAAGCAATACATATCAAAAAACTGCAATTTCTGGTCTTCCACTTAGGATATCAATTCCACCACTACAACTTATggtgagggggggaaaaaaaaaccaacacaagaAATCTTCAAGCATGTTAAACCCAGGAATATAAAACAAAGATATATTTAAATCACTAATACATTGAAGGAAGCTTATTTTTAGCCCAAATTTTGGTAGAGGTATTAtcagaagcaattttttttctttcaggaaaaagggatgggaagggaaaactTTTCAAATCAGATGTTGAAAGCAGTCAGTGACTTCCTAGTTATCTCAGACAAGTACAAACCCTAAGGAGAGTCCCCTGCCTGCTGGGGGCTCCAGGAAcactctgcagcagcacctgcttCAGTGGTTTTCAAGTTAAAAAGGTTGGGAACAGCATGGAAGTATCAGCCTGCTGTGTGAGGGAAATGAGTGTAATAGGAATATTTGGAAGAGTGActcaaagagaaagaggaggttACAGCCACGACAGAAAAGCCCTGGTCTTAATCTCCAAAGTACAACCCCTGCCTTGGGATTCCATTCTTCCCATTTCTGGCAAAGAACTCCTGTAATAAAACACCAACTCTATACAGTGAACTCTATAAAGAAGACTGAGGTGGAAAATATGCCCTCACCTTAAGGACAAGAAATGAGGCAGGAAATCAAGTCAATGGTCTGTTCAGCCCGATGGCTCCAATCAGTGAATTAGGGCTGCTGAAGTAGATTTTGCTGTAAAAGAAATTGTTGAAAAGATGACTGTGCTGTCTAATATCAGTGCAGGGGGGCACAGACAACCCATCAGAGTCCTGTGGTGTGGGCAAAATACAAACCAGTATGTGTTTAACTGTCAGAACCCAAATAATGCACTGGAATGTTTCCACTGATATGTCACTGAAGGGCACCTGCCACCtctgaacacagaaaagcaagatTAAAGCGTCTCTTTCTATGTGAAAATGTCTGTGAACAAGTCACCATGAATTTTAGGCAATTTACCCTTAAATGGGTAAGAATTGTCAGACAAAAGCTTTTAATGAACCCCACTTTCCAAATTTCCCAACACTACAAAGACAGAAATCTTTGTCCCtgctattttttattaaaactgagagagggagaggaagttTTTAAGGTGCTTTGAAAATCACCTTGAAAACCAGACTGgaggaaattaataaaaggaaaaagtgtcaGCCATATTCAAACAGAACAtgatgaagggaaaaagaactTTAAAGCTAAGAatgctgctgtgcctgagcaCCCTAAAGACGTTGCCAAAAGACACCATTAAGGTAATTTCAAAACTATAATTTCCATAAAACTccactaataataataatccctGTTTGGCACCTCTCAGCTTGGCAACATAAAACTGCATTTGGAGACACAAAATTCCATCTGTGGGCAAGAAAACttttattgaataaaaaaagataaagaatagaacaatcctaaaaaaaaaaaaaaaaaaagaagcacaagaccagttttcttttattctgttgttTCTTCGGactaataaaaaaacccaaagcaagacatttttaaagagttttacTGACAACTTCACAAGATAATCCTTAGTAAATAATATCTTGAGCAGCACTCAAAACATCTCTTCTGCTTCTTGGTTTGGTGTGACACACAAAGATGGAGAAGGAATTGAGTCCTTTCCGTGTTCACTGCAATGCAAGAACCTGTTGCTTATCCTCCAGAATTTCCTCCTCATCCATTTGGCTTTCATCCCAGGCCCTTAAAAGAAACACATCACATTGATTTTCAGCACCTCAACTTGCTCTGCTTTGAGCCTTAGTGACAAATGTTCACATACGTAgaaccaaaaagcaaaaaaatagcttttgcaGGAGATTTTGCCAGCACACACGGGGTACAAGCTGCTGTATTCAACTTTTGCCCTCGGTTTTTGTCATAAATCTCTGAATCAGCTAAATTTCCATGGCATGTAATTAACCTCACAGAGTCTCTCTGACTCCTTCTAGTTCTGAGATCATATAAGAAACCAGTGAGACACAGAACTTTGGGGAACTTCCCTACTTCCAGTCATCTCCTCAGTGTCCAAAATAACAGGTTTATCACAGATAATGGTGGGTTGACCTGCTCACAACTGCTCTTTTCAAAATACCTTAAAACTAAAGAATTCGGGTGATTTTAAAGagattattttataaatctCAGTGctaatgcattaaaaaaacccacaatccCAAAATTTATCATTTGGAGTttcaacaacaaaataaatcccTTTATTCTTGATCTGAGCTGCCTGAGAACTGGTTTAGGACACCAAGGTACAACACAGATAATGCTGACATTTGTAATAAGCAACAACTAGAAAGTTGagattggttttatttcagttctgacATGATTTTTGGCATATTGagcattttaaaacatcatAAAAAACACACTCAGCAAGTTTAACCTACCCAAAAATATCAGCTGTATCGTGGTCTTCTAGCTCCAGGTTTTCATGGAAATCTGTCGTATTTCCATAGATGTTCTCCAAGTCTCTGCTGGAGGAGGTTCCATCTTCAGAAGTTGAGATGGTATGATTTTCAGGATCTGAAATGTTTTAGgaacaaatataaacaaaaaatgcagGATCTACActatcaatttttaaaaaatcccagagTAGCAACAAAAACTTGCCATTAAATGTCTCAAAACAGCTCTAGCTGATGAAGACTGTCACTACAAAATGATTTTGCTGAAGATTATGAATTTATAGATGTTAATAAAAAGGTTATAAATACATTGGAAAGTAGCACCTCATACTTCAAAAgcatctttcagaaaagaaatatatatgatTTAAGTATTATGCACAATGCCACAGATTTGGAGGAAGGGAGACATTGTGATTGTGTGCAGAAAGCTTAAAACTTTGGTTCCTTCTCTTAATTTAAGATAACGTGAATAAAAGATAGacactttcaaatatttttctgggatTCAAAATTGACACTTTTGATTCCTGCACACagcattatttaaattaaaatgccaAACTGGCTGCTTATGATGAGAGACATAATGTAAACCACATTTCTTGAGATGGAGACAGTTGAAATTGAGAAAGGTAAAGAAGTGCAGATGTAGCTGTACATTTCTTGGTCCCTTGTTTCTTTTAGCTCATGTCATAATTACTTCAGTAGCAAAGGAATCCTTTATTAGATCACATCTATATTGCACCAGAGACTGCAAACACAAAGTAGTACATAAACTTGTGCTAAAGAGTTTATTCTCTAAATACTCAAGTTAAGAGGGGAGTAATGGAGTAGAAATGGAAGTAGAAACTAAGCACAATAAAAAGAATTAGTAGTGATAATTGAAAATAGGTAAATTTTAACTCAAAAGCCCGTTTTTATGAAAACAATACCATGTATACAAGCCATTGTACCAAAATACATAAgatgaatatataaaaatgacCTAAATTCAACAGAGTCATCACAGTGTGTCTACATTTTACATAAGAAAAATGACCCTAAGTAGGTCCTTACCTGACCTCCACACCCCTGTGTGAGGAGAAATTCTATTTTGAGCCCTGAACCCATTGGAAGGTCTGTTCAACTGCCTTTCCATGACACCTTGAACTACAGAGTCCTCAGCATACTCACTTAAGCTCCTTTCAGAAACCCACTGTCCACctcctgaaattaaaaaattagcaGAGGAAATTATTGGCAGGTTTTGTGTTAATATGCACCTACTGGTGCTATGTTTGCTGCATTTAATGTGTGTGATGTAAAGAAGCCATGCAACGAATTTTCTACCCATACAGAACACACTGAAAGCCTAATTTCAAGTGATACACTTGATCAAATTAACAATGTTCACCATTTCACATGTTGTTTCTTATACACCATTAAAAGCAACAGGAACCTCCTTGAGCCAAATTGTCAGGGAATAGAAATAATTACATAAATCTATATCAATCTATGGCACTGGATTGATCTAATTTACCTCAAGGTAGCAAGTTTCTTTTATCCTTCCACAAGTCCACTGTGTGCTGGCATGACTTAACCCTGAATGACTTCCAGAAGGAAACTGGATGGAAGTTACATGGAGAGAAGGATGTCTTACAGCAACAGGgataaatatgtgtatttttgaGGATTTTATTCACATACCAGTACCTGGAAAAGGGAGGCTACTGTCCCtagggctggaggcagcacacagggaaggaGGTGCTGTCAGAATTCCTTGTCTGGGGTTTGCACCTGCACCAAAGAAACCTTCGAGTCCCCGATACCACGTGGCAACAGATTTGTGTCTTCTGGCTACATCCTGCAGCTTGAATAAAacacagagacagcagagacaggaaaggaaagaggaaaacttcACAAGTTGTCCTTGCAAGTTTAGATTaataaaatgcttattttataGGACTTGGAATGATTTTGGCAGCCTGCTGTAATTCATATAGATGATGTTTTTGTACAAGATACGCCTTAAAATCCTAAAAGAACTTCTCATGTTGTGAGAGTTTGAGTCTGTTCTTTCACTGGGGAcatgaaaagcagtttttctttggtttcacTTTTGTGTACCTCAGTGAGAGCAATCACTGTTTAACAATGACTTCAAATCTATGTCCCAACCTTTTctaagatttttcatttttaattttactgtcaGCCAAAGAACATGTGAGGAATTTAAGTCAGACAAGAGTACCGACAATTTTTGGTCATTGAGTAGAGGTGAAGTAACCTCAATTTTAACATGGTAAGAGCTGCTTCTCCCCAacaccatctttttttttttccctctctgagaTCAGACTgttcttgcttttgctttttttagcACTAACAGAAATTTGGCAATATAAAGTGGGAAGCAGAGAGACCTTCATCCCCTACGTATGTGGCAGGCAGAGACAGCCCTCTAACTAAAACTTTACTCTTATGGGGTGGAGTTTCTAGAGGAGAACAAGGTGAAGTGGTCAAGTATTGCAAGGCAACCACACAACCATCCCCACCTCTCAGCTGATTCAGGAACATGGTCTGGTGCCTCCTGCTAAAGGAGATTAAGCAACATCATTTATCTATTTAACATTTAGACATCATAACTTACTGGTGAAGATTTCTTAATGACAGGCAAGCCCAAACTGTGATTGTTACAGACACTACCCAGTTCTTGTGACTCTCCCCTGGTTTCCTGCAGTTCTGTCTCAAGGTGTTTGTTGCTCTTTAATTCAGTAGGGTTGGAGATTTCCTCCAGTGCTTCCCAGAAGCCCAGTGACCTCCCAGTCTCTGGTTTAATACTCTCCTTTTGCACTGCATTTCCTTCCAGAGGACTGCAGACAACCATTTTTTCTACAATCataaaaataggtatttttttaaacagaaatatgaatTATAACCTGCAAGtccactgtgttttcttcttgacCCTCAAATGTGAAACCTCCATTAAAGAACTGCAATAGCAGCAATTtcataaaatgtctttaaaagcaGTATAATGGTTTGGAATTCATCCTATCAGGCTGTGAATGATTCTGCAAGctgtatttctctgtttatACAACACacaggcattttattttttaccctGTGCccacaaaagcacagaaatcacATTTCATTAGTCAGctcttgtttgggttttttcccccatttgaAGAGTTAAACGAGCAGTTTCTTGAACTCAACACAAAGAGAACAAGTGCCAGGTcttgaagtgctggagcaaaTGTTTGGGACTTGCAAGAACAAGAAATGAATAACCCTTACATTCTAagttatttctaaatattaaaaaagtgacatttttttaCATAGTTTTAGGACACGGAGTAAGATCTGTGGGACTCCTCAAGAGTGCCACAAAACAAAGCTGTCAGATTTTCACAGTGATTTCCCTGACATGCAATTGGATTACTCAAACACCACTGATGATCTTTCATGCAGAACAGGTAATCATTTATACAGTTTCTCAGCCTAGCTACATAAAAGTTTTTTATACATCAAAAGCACACATGCTATAAATTAGATTTAATACAGATAAACTGACTTGAAGATGACCTGCTTTATAATGGGTTTATTTTCAGTATCCAACTCATATTAGCTTGGTTTCTCCCTCTAATACAAGCTCAGTGAAGCAAGATTTCTGTCACAGTGATACCCATCATTTCAATATTGCTCTCAGAGCAAATCAAATTGTAATCAAGGGACCTGATAGCTCAGAGAAGGGCACATAAtttaatgttaattatttttcagacaaCCATCATAGTTGACTCCCACATCCTACATGAGCACGATAAACTGTACACATTTAGGTTTATTGTACAAATAATAACTTTCCAAACTTACCTTGAGAAATTTCTTGAGAAGAAACAGGATTTCTGTCAAGAGGAAAAAGGTATAAAACACTGAGTGTCAGCTGTGGAAGTTAAATGACAAGAAGACTTTCTCATACACCTTCTCTTGGCCAAAGGTCTGGTCTGCAACTGCTGAACAGCtttgaaagggaaggagaaaagaccagaagaataaaatatagCAAATTGCACATGTGTCATTAATTGTGAGGACTCTTATTTTTGTCTGGAATTACAAAGTTAGTCAAGTGAGAACATCTTAAAAGAGCACAACACTGAGTAATGACAGATTTTGTATGTGAGTTCCTGTTTCTGCTGAGGCTGGAGcttagaaaagagaaattctaCCTGGAATTCATGGCAAGCACATGGAAAGAACTGTATCTTACATGGGTTGACATTGGAGTGATCAAAGGAACCAAATGAAGACATTTCAAAGTGATGCCTCTCCAATTACAGGCAATTAATATTCTGTATTGGCTTTAAAACAATGTATCAATGACTCATAAAAGTGTGACTGACTGCAAAGAAAAGCTCCCTTTTCTTAGGGATgtaacaaaaccagaagatgggattatttccttttctgttccacAGAATCTCTGCATTCCTGATACCTTCCACCCTGTTCCAGAGCTTCAGTTTTTCCTCGTTGGTTCATTCCCTCAGCCCCAGTTTCCACCACCAAATAGTTGGATGATTCTTCCAAGTCTGTGCTGTGAgactaaataaaaaacaaaaaccatccATATTCAGCAATGgattaaaatttaaagaaaaagtcaaGTAACTCAAGTGATTAAAAGCTTAAAGACTTCATCTTTGTATAATTTCTATACAGGGCAGGTCCCTggacagaacaggaaaaaatacagggaaCTTTTGGAAAGATAAATTTTCCACATTTGTATGGAAAAGATAAacccatatttttttcatattggaaattatttattaaaatcttttaaatatttaacttatcaagattttaaaaaatcatttcagaTGACTGAAGATTCAGGAATTCCTTTATTACACACTTACATCATCAAGGAACTCAATTTTCAAAGAGGACTCTGACTCTGGATTTTCAGAAGTGGTGTTGGATTCTTCCACTTTAAAAAGAGATGCCCATAATCTCTTCATCTCTTCAACtatgaaatataattaatttcatgtatttatttttttcctgtttgaattACACttataaaaatgcaaacttttatttatgttaaaGTACCACAAATTCCTCCTTTCATTATTGTTACTTTAAGCAGAACCCTCCCAAGTGTATAGTTGTTCAGCAAtcagagcaaaataaattgaaaaaaaaaagataattattatttagattcaataaacagaaatttattACACCTGAAAAGTCATccacatcatcatcatctccttctcctccagtcTCAGCCTGATGGACACTCAGGGTTTGCACAGGCTTTAAATCTTCCATGCAACTGTCAGGAATTTGATCAACAGGAGTtctgaaaaaggagaagaaatcaaTCTTAAAAAGTCATaattacattatatatatataatatcatagtccttaaaacagaaaaaaaaaaaaaaaaggaaaaccccCACCCCACTATTTACTCCAGCTGTATTAACAGCTAATTATTCCTAATTTCCCTGAGATGACCTTGTACCTCAGTGAGTAACAAAATAACCCTCCAACATTTCTAAAGGCATCCTGATGCTTGTGCTTCCCTTTCTCTATAAAACTCCTGTAGCAAATGCCCCAGAAAATCAAGCAACCAAGTATCATTATCAGTCTTCAAACTCTACAGTAAACTGAGAGCAAAGAGAATCCCTCCAAATACTCCCCCTGCAGTAATTCTGAACCATTAAACCATCAAGTCAGGCTATGATggttattttattcaaataaagcACTCTGT from the Chiroxiphia lanceolata isolate bChiLan1 chromosome 10, bChiLan1.pri, whole genome shotgun sequence genome contains:
- the ZBBX gene encoding zinc finger B-box domain-containing protein 1 isoform X2, which gives rise to MNINDFVILPGSKTGTSVRLKTKTIRELQLEKEQLETENREMEKKLRQLQSNMSREKEERKKLSPYHWKSGQAGPMTIQARVLSQSKENWKKVSSGKVKLQILKDQMQEPVKEQFKPEMENAVAHKNSEVERVACGLSEIKSVLLEPPSESTCTGPENEDEGLLLNGSYNEEESAKSFQEALLQWRKGNSDHREQVPASEVPSESVGICEVQTSLPVLEEPVQVEFKKDGLSYMEKLLLKKYRRTPVDQIPDSCMEDLKPVQTLSVHQAETGGEGDDDDVDDFSVEEMKRLWASLFKVEESNTTSENPESESSLKIEFLDDSHSTDLEESSNYLVVETGAEGMNQRGKTEALEQGGRNPVSSQEISQEKMVVCSPLEGNAVQKESIKPETGRSLGFWEALEEISNPTELKSNKHLETELQETRGESQELGSVCNNHSLGLPVIKKSSPLQDVARRHKSVATWYRGLEGFFGAGANPRQGILTAPPSLCAASSPRDSSLPFPGGGQWVSERSLSEYAEDSVVQGVMERQLNRPSNGFRAQNRISPHTGVWRSDPENHTISTSEDGTSSSRDLENIYGNTTDFHENLELEDHDTADIFGAWDESQMDEEEILEDKQQVLALQ
- the ZBBX gene encoding zinc finger B-box domain-containing protein 1 isoform X1; its protein translation is MNINDFVILPGSKTGTSVRLKTKTIRELQLEKEQLETENREMEKKLRQLQSNMSREKEERKKLSPYHWKSGQAGPMTIQARVLSQSKENWKKVSSGKVKLQILKDQMQEPVKEQFKPEMENAVAHKNSEVERVACGLSEIKSVLLEPPSESTCTGPENEDEGLLLNGSYNEEESAKSFQEALLQWRKGNSDHREQVPASEVPSVESVGICEVQTSLPVLEEPVQVEFKKDGLSYMEKLLLKKYRRTPVDQIPDSCMEDLKPVQTLSVHQAETGGEGDDDDVDDFSVEEMKRLWASLFKVEESNTTSENPESESSLKIEFLDDSHSTDLEESSNYLVVETGAEGMNQRGKTEALEQGGRNPVSSQEISQEKMVVCSPLEGNAVQKESIKPETGRSLGFWEALEEISNPTELKSNKHLETELQETRGESQELGSVCNNHSLGLPVIKKSSPLQDVARRHKSVATWYRGLEGFFGAGANPRQGILTAPPSLCAASSPRDSSLPFPGGGQWVSERSLSEYAEDSVVQGVMERQLNRPSNGFRAQNRISPHTGVWRSDPENHTISTSEDGTSSSRDLENIYGNTTDFHENLELEDHDTADIFGAWDESQMDEEEILEDKQQVLALQ
- the ZBBX gene encoding zinc finger B-box domain-containing protein 1 isoform X3, encoding MEKKLRQLQSNMSREKEERKKLSPYHWKSGQAGPMTIQARVLSQSKENWKKVSSGKVKLQILKDQMQEPVKEQFKPEMENAVAHKNSEVERVACGLSEIKSVLLEPPSESTCTGPENEDEGLLLNGSYNEEESAKSFQEALLQWRKGNSDHREQVPASEVPSVESVGICEVQTSLPVLEEPVQVEFKKDGLSYMEKLLLKKYRRTPVDQIPDSCMEDLKPVQTLSVHQAETGGEGDDDDVDDFSVEEMKRLWASLFKVEESNTTSENPESESSLKIEFLDDSHSTDLEESSNYLVVETGAEGMNQRGKTEALEQGGRNPVSSQEISQEKMVVCSPLEGNAVQKESIKPETGRSLGFWEALEEISNPTELKSNKHLETELQETRGESQELGSVCNNHSLGLPVIKKSSPLQDVARRHKSVATWYRGLEGFFGAGANPRQGILTAPPSLCAASSPRDSSLPFPGGGQWVSERSLSEYAEDSVVQGVMERQLNRPSNGFRAQNRISPHTGVWRSDPENHTISTSEDGTSSSRDLENIYGNTTDFHENLELEDHDTADIFGAWDESQMDEEEILEDKQQVLALQ